Genomic DNA from Synechococcus sp. MU1643:
ACAACACCGTGGGATCGCTCCCTCTTGGTTTCGTAAGTCGCCTCAGACACATCAAGACTTTCGCCTCAAGCGCTTCGGCTTGCACGCTCGCCTCTCGGCTCCCGCGCAAGACAAAACCATAACACCACAACCTTCACCCACGCAATAGGCACGCCCCATGGAGATCTGAAGGGTTGCTTCCACTGGCGCAATCCATTGCCAGAACTACGTTTCAGTTGGAGGTCACCGCGATGCCGACGCGTTTCACCGAACAAAGCCAGCGTTTCCGCCCCAACTCAAATGAAGAGCAGGTGCTGCAAAAAGCACGGGAACACTTCGAAGCCACGCTGATTGGCGTGCAGGGGGAACTCGCCGGCAGCGTTGCCGCGATGGAACATCGCCGCTCTGACGACGCCCTGAACTACGGCGAGATCTTCCTGCGGGACAACGTTCCCGTGATGATCTACCTGATGCTGCAAGGACGCTTCGCCATCGTGAAGCAGTTTTTGAGCGTCAGCCTTCAGCTCCAAAGCACCAACGTTCAAACCCGCGGTGTCTTCCCCACCAGCTTTGTGGAGGAAGAAGGAGAGCTGGTTGCGGACTACGGCCAACGCTCGATTGGTCGCATCACCTCAGTGGATGCAAGCCTCTGGTGGCCGATTCTCTGCTGGATCTACGTCAAACGCAGTGGAGACAACGACTTCGGTCGCAGTCCTGAAGTGCAACGCGGTTTACAACTGCTGCTCGATCTGGTTCTTCACCCCAGCTTCGAAGGCACACCGGTGCTGTTCGTTCCCGACTGCGCCTTCATGATTGACCGTCCCATGGACGTATGGGGTGCGCCATTGGAGGTGGAAGTGCTGCTCTTCGCAGCGCTTCGCAGTTGTGTTGGGCTGATGGAACTCTGCCAACGCCACGAGAACAGCGTTCTTCTGGGAGAACGCCTGCGCCTGAGCCGGCAGTGGACCCATGACTTGCGGCAGTTCTTGCTGAAGCACTACTGGGTGACCAGCAAAACGATGCAAGTGCTTCGGCGACGACCAACGGAGCAATACGGCGAAAACCAGCACCACAACGAATTCAACGTTCAGCCACAGGTCATCCCCGACTGGTTGCAGGACTGGCTGGAGAACCGTGGCGGTTACATGATCGGGAACATGCGCACCGGACGACCGGATTTTCGCTTCTACTCCTTAGGAAATTCCCTGGCATCCCTTTTCGGGTTGCTGACAGCGCCACAGCAACGGGCCCTATTCCGACTGGTGCTGCACAACCGTGATCACCTCATGGCCCAGATGCCGATGCGGATCTGTCATCCCCCCATGGAGGGCGTGGAGTGGGAGAACAAAACGGGCTCCGATCCCAAAAACTGGCCCTGGAGTTATCACAACGGAGGCCACTGGCCGAGCCTGCTCTGGTTTTTTGGAGCATCCATCCTTCTGCACGAACGGCTAAATCCCCAGGCCGACGTGTTGCTGATGGGAGAGATGAAAACGCTGTTGGACGAGTGCTATTGGAGCCATCTCAACCAACTCCCACGTCAGCAATGGGCTGAATATTTCGACGGCCCCACGGGTACCTGGGTTGGACAGCAGTCACGCACGTATCAAACCTGGACCATCGTTGGTTTTCTGCTGATGCACCACTTTCTCCACGTCAACCCAGACGATGTGCTGATGCTCAACCTCGACGAATCGATGGGTCAATGACGAATCACAGGAGCCATCGCATAAAAAAACCCGGCTCAACGAGCCGGGGTATGTGAACTGAGCTCAAGCGAGCGATCAGAACAGGCCAAGGGTCAGGGACTTGTCGATCGGAAGTGCCGCACCAATACCGAGATAGATGGTGACCAGTGTTCCGGTCAGGAACACTGTCATCGCAACGGGACGTCGAAAAGGATTCTGGAACTTGTTGAAGCTCTCGATGAAAGGAACAAGCATCAAACCCAAGGGGACCAGGGTTTGCAAAGCAATGCCCAGAAGCTTGTTGGGAACAACCCGCAGGATCTGGAAGACGGGATAGAGGTACCACTCAGGAAGGATTTCCAGAGGGGTTGCGAAGGGATCAGCCTTGTCGGCGAGCATCGCTGGATCCAGTACGGCCAGACCAACCACACAGGCGATGGTGCCGAGGATCACCACCGGGAAGATATAGAGGAGATCGTTCGGCCAGGCAGGTTCACCGTAGTAGTTGTGACCCATGCCCTTAGCGAGCTTGGCCCGCATCTTGGGATCTGAGAGGTCAGGCTTCTTGAGAATGTGCATCAGTTAGTCCAGGTGTTGAGGGAACAGTAGGAACGCAAATCACAAGGGACCAGAAATGCCCTGCTTCCGGATCATCAGGAAGTGCATGAGCATGAACACCGCCAACAGCCAAGGCATCACGAAGGTGTGCAGGCTGTAGAAGCGAGTGAGGGTGGCTTGGCCAACGCTTTCGCCACCGCGAAGCAGTTCGACCATGAAGTCGCCAACCACAGGAATTGCGGCAGGCACGCCGGAAACGATTTTCACGGCCCAGTAACCAACCTGATCCCAGGGCAGGGAGTAACCGGTCACACCGAAGGACACCGTAATCACAGCCATGGTCACGCCAGTGACCCAGGTGAGCTCACGGGGACGCTTGAAGCCACCGGTGAGGTACACGCGGAACACGTGGAGGATGAGCATCAGCACCATCATTGATGCGCTCCAGCGATGGACGGAACGAATCAACCAACCAAAGCTGACGTCGGTCATCAGGTACTCGACCGACTTGTAAGCCTCAGCAACGGTGGGCTTGTAATAGAAGGTCATCGCGAACCCAGTCGCGAACTGGATCAGGAAGCACACCAACGTGATGCCCCCCAGGCAATAGAAAATGTTGACGTGGGGGGGCACGTACTTGGAACCAATGTCGTCAGCAATGTCCTGGATTTCCAGACGTTCCTGGAACCAGTCGTAAACCGGTGATGAGTTCGCCATGCACAAGCGGGCTCGAGTTGCGAAAGTCTACTGAGCACGCTTCTGCCACTGAGGCGAACCCACCGCGATGTATCCAACTGTTAACGATCTTTCAGACTGGCTGCGGCGCAAGGGGTTTCGAACGCTCCGCCAACTCATCGCAGCTGCTCTTTGCTGCTTTTTGGTGCTGGGCAGCGCCTGCACAGTCGTTGCACTTAGCGACACACAACAGCTCGTGGTGGACAGCTGGCGGCTTGTGAACCAGGGTTTTTGGAACCCAGAGCAACTCGATGCGGTGCGTTGGAAGCGTCAACGGCAGAAGGCCATGGAACGCAGCATCGAGAGCAGTGACGATGCCTATTCAGCTATCGAAGCGATGCTGGCTCAGTTGGGCGACCCCTACACCCGGCTGCTTCGTCCAGAGGACTACACGGCGCTGAAGGACAGCACCAACGGAAGCCTCAGCGGTGTGGGCTTGCAACTGGGGCCGGATGAAAGCAGCAATGGCGTTGTAGTGATTTCGGCCCTCGAGGGCTCACCCGCCGGCGAGGCGGAGATTACCAGTGGGACTCAACTGCTTTCTGTTGATGGCCGTGCCGTTGTGGATCTTGGACTTGAGGGAACCGTGGCAGCGCTGCGGGGAGACGTGGGATCGCAGGTGGTGCTGACGCTGGACAACGGCAGCGGAGAACCAAACGAGCTGACCCTGGAACGCCGCAGCGTGGATCTGAGACCGGTGCGCACACGGCGCTTACGCAGCGGCAGTCACACCCTTGGCTATCTGCGGATCACCCAGTTCAGCGAAGGAGTCCCCGAACAGGTGAAAGAGGCACTCACAGAACTCCAGAACAAGGACATCGAAGGGTTGGTGCTCGACCTTCGCAATAACTCAGGCGGTTTGGTGAGCGCTGGATTGGCGGTCGCCGACAACTTCCTTTCCGGTGGCCCCATCGTTGAAACCCGCAACCGCGAGGGGATCAATGACACCATCCAGGCCAGTCTCCAGACGATCTACGACGGACCGATGGTCACCCTCGTGAATGGAGGAACGGCCAGTGCGAGTGAAATCCTTGCTGGAGCTCTTCAGGACAACGAACGCGCCACCCTGCTCGGAGGCCAAACGTTTGGGAAAGGGCTGATCCAAACGCTGACCAACCTCAGTGACGGCAGCGGCCTCGCCGTGACCGTTGCCGGGTATGTGACACCGAGTGGACGGGACATCCAAGGGGAAGGCATCGCACCCGATCGTGGGTTGTCAGATCCGGAACCCCTGAATCCCGGTGGTGATGGTGATCGCTGGCTCTCGGAAGCCGAACAATGGATGGAGGCCCTGCTGGAACAACCCGCTGACGACACCGAGGCATGAGCCAGCGGACTTATCACGACCCTCTGCACCGAGGCATTGGTCTTGACCGCCAAGCCCCAGCCGAGGGGATGGTGATGGACCTAGTGGACACGGCGCCGTTCCAACGCCTGCGTCGCATCCGCCAGCTGGGCCCGGCCTACCTCACCTTTCACAGCGCTGAATCCAGTCGATTCACCCACTCACTTGGTGTCTTTCATCTGGCGCGTCGTGCGTTTGAGCGGATGCTGCCTTTGGCACCAGAGCTGGAGACGTACCGGGGGCTGCTCTACGGGGCCGCTTTGCTCCATGACATCGGCCATGGCCCCCTCAGCCACACCGGCGAAGAGATGTTTGGCCTGCGCCATGAAGCATGGTCAGCACGGGTGATTCGGCATCACCCACAGATCCGTGACTGTCTGGAGAGCCATGGAACCGGCACGGCTGAGGCGGTGGCGGACCTGCTGGAACATGGACGCAGCCCTCACCCGCTGATCAAACACTTGGTCAGCAGTCAGCTGGATTGCGACCGACTGGATTACCTCCTGCGCGACAGCTACAGCACCGGAACGCGCTACGGGCAGCTGGATCTCGACCGCATCCTTGGAGCACTGACCCTGGCCCCTGACGGGGACATGGCCATTCATCCCAAGGGTCTGATGGCTGTGGAGCACTACCTGGTGGTGAGGAACCTCATGTACAGGAGCGTCTACAACCACCGGCTGAATGTGGTGTGCAACTGGCTGCTGGAAAAACTGATCTTGACAGCACGACAACTGGGCCCTGAGCAGGTGTGGGCGGATGAGGTGATGGCCAGCTGGCTCTGGCAACCGAACCAGATCCGATTGGAGGACTTCCTCGCCAACGACGACCAACGCACCGGCTACCACCTCCAGCGCTGGCAAGCCGAAGCGCCAGCGGCCCTGGCTGAACTGAGTGGGCGTTTTCTGGATCGACGCCTGCTTAAAGCAACAGCCGTCGAGCATCTTTCTCCGGCTGATCAACTGCAATTGCTCGCGACAGCCAGGCGGTTGGCCGATCGTCATGGCCACGACCCTGAACTCTGCTGCGGATTGCGTCATCAACAGCTGCGCGGATACCACCCCTATCGAGGCGGCTTACGCCTCTGGGACGGGCAACAGCTCCAAGCCCTGGAGAAAGCCTCTCCTTTGGTCGCCAGTCTCGCGACCCCAGCGGCAACCTCCTGGCTGATTCACCCCCGTGACATCAGTATCGAGCTCAGGAAGGAGATGGACGTTGAATGGCCCCGAGCAGCAGCAGCGTGAAGCAGCCATGACATTGAGGCTTCCCGACCAGCGCCTTGATCACTGGAGGGATCGTTTGCCTGATCTGCTGAGCAGGTGGTCCCAACCGATCGTTGATCTCGATTGCGGGGACTGGAACCTGAATTGCAACGACCTCGCGGATTTGTGCTCCGCCGTCACCGAGGCAGGCCATCAACTCGGACGAATCACCGGCCGGATTCCCGAGACCGTTGTAAGTGCTTCAGCCTTGGGACTGGATGCGAGCCGTTCCAACACGCCTTCCAACCGTGAACTCCAGCCCAATCCTGTGAGGACGGCCCCTTCCGACCTGTTGTTTCACCACGGCACCCTGCGCTCCGGCGACCATCTCCAAAGCGAGCGCACCATCCTTCTCTACGGCGATGTGAATCCCGGAGCAAGGATCAGTTCAACTGCTGATGTCTTGGTGTGGGGTCGCCTGCGGGGCGTTGCCCACGCCGGATGCGAGGGGGCAACGACCGCGAAAATCGTTGCTCTGCAGCTGCGGCCACTGCAACTGAGGATTGCTGACGCTGTAGCCCGAGGCCCAGAGGATCTGCCCCAGGCAGGTTTGGCCGAACAAGCCGAACTCAAAGATGGCGTGATCGCCATTGAACCCGCCGTCATCCAGAGCTTTCAAAAACGCTGAACTCGTTGTCAGAGCTAAAAGCCAGATTATTCTGGCCGCACCAAAGCAGAACCCTGGTGTCGACGACCCGAACCATTCTCATCTGTTCTGGCAAGGGCGGTGTCGGAAAAACAACGACCACGGCAAACCTTGGTATCGCCCTTGCCCGCCAGGGCGCCAAGACTGTGGTTCTTGACGCGGACTTCGGTCTTAGGAACCTCGATCTGCTGCTGGGCCTGGAAAACCGCATCGTCTACACCGCCCAGGAGGTGCTTGCGGAGACCTGCCGGCTTGAGCAAGCCCTGGTGAAACACAAGCAAGAGCCCAATCTGGCCCTGCTCCCTGCAGGCAACCCTCGGATGCTCGAGTGGCTCAAGCCCAAGGACATGCAGGCCATCGTTGCTCTGCTGGAACGCCAGTTCGATTACGTGTTGATCGACTGCCCTGCAGGCATCGAAGACGGATTCAAAAATGCCGCGGCCGCAGCCCGAGAAGCTGTGGTGATCACCACCCCGGAAGTGGCCGCCGTAAGGGACGCTGATCGAGTGATCGGGCTTCTGAACACCCAGGGTGTGCAACCGGTGCAGCTTGTGCTCAACAGGGTGCGCCCAAAGATGATGTCGAACCAGGAAATGCTTTCGGTGGACGATGTCACCGACATTCTGGCGTTACCTCTTTTAGGGCTTGTTTTCGAAGACGAACAGGTAATCGTGAGCACCAACCGCGGTGAACCCTTGACCCTGAGTGATTCGTCTTCCCCAGCGGCTCAGGCCTACGGCAACATCGCTCAACGGCTTCAGGGCGAAGACATTCCTCTGATGGACCCCTCCCAGGCCCGCCGCGGCCTCCGCGCCAGGATGCGCAAGCTGATGCAAACCCGGATTTTCTGAGGCGATG
This window encodes:
- a CDS encoding glycoside hydrolase 100 family protein, which produces MPTRFTEQSQRFRPNSNEEQVLQKAREHFEATLIGVQGELAGSVAAMEHRRSDDALNYGEIFLRDNVPVMIYLMLQGRFAIVKQFLSVSLQLQSTNVQTRGVFPTSFVEEEGELVADYGQRSIGRITSVDASLWWPILCWIYVKRSGDNDFGRSPEVQRGLQLLLDLVLHPSFEGTPVLFVPDCAFMIDRPMDVWGAPLEVEVLLFAALRSCVGLMELCQRHENSVLLGERLRLSRQWTHDLRQFLLKHYWVTSKTMQVLRRRPTEQYGENQHHNEFNVQPQVIPDWLQDWLENRGGYMIGNMRTGRPDFRFYSLGNSLASLFGLLTAPQQRALFRLVLHNRDHLMAQMPMRICHPPMEGVEWENKTGSDPKNWPWSYHNGGHWPSLLWFFGASILLHERLNPQADVLLMGEMKTLLDECYWSHLNQLPRQQWAEYFDGPTGTWVGQQSRTYQTWTIVGFLLMHHFLHVNPDDVLMLNLDESMGQ
- the petD gene encoding cytochrome b6-f complex subunit IV, whose amino-acid sequence is MHILKKPDLSDPKMRAKLAKGMGHNYYGEPAWPNDLLYIFPVVILGTIACVVGLAVLDPAMLADKADPFATPLEILPEWYLYPVFQILRVVPNKLLGIALQTLVPLGLMLVPFIESFNKFQNPFRRPVAMTVFLTGTLVTIYLGIGAALPIDKSLTLGLF
- the petB gene encoding cytochrome b6; translation: MANSSPVYDWFQERLEIQDIADDIGSKYVPPHVNIFYCLGGITLVCFLIQFATGFAMTFYYKPTVAEAYKSVEYLMTDVSFGWLIRSVHRWSASMMVLMLILHVFRVYLTGGFKRPRELTWVTGVTMAVITVSFGVTGYSLPWDQVGYWAVKIVSGVPAAIPVVGDFMVELLRGGESVGQATLTRFYSLHTFVMPWLLAVFMLMHFLMIRKQGISGPL
- the ctpZ gene encoding carboxyl-terminal processing protease CtpZ, with amino-acid sequence MYPTVNDLSDWLRRKGFRTLRQLIAAALCCFLVLGSACTVVALSDTQQLVVDSWRLVNQGFWNPEQLDAVRWKRQRQKAMERSIESSDDAYSAIEAMLAQLGDPYTRLLRPEDYTALKDSTNGSLSGVGLQLGPDESSNGVVVISALEGSPAGEAEITSGTQLLSVDGRAVVDLGLEGTVAALRGDVGSQVVLTLDNGSGEPNELTLERRSVDLRPVRTRRLRSGSHTLGYLRITQFSEGVPEQVKEALTELQNKDIEGLVLDLRNNSGGLVSAGLAVADNFLSGGPIVETRNREGINDTIQASLQTIYDGPMVTLVNGGTASASEILAGALQDNERATLLGGQTFGKGLIQTLTNLSDGSGLAVTVAGYVTPSGRDIQGEGIAPDRGLSDPEPLNPGGDGDRWLSEAEQWMEALLEQPADDTEA
- a CDS encoding HD domain-containing protein, whose translation is MSQRTYHDPLHRGIGLDRQAPAEGMVMDLVDTAPFQRLRRIRQLGPAYLTFHSAESSRFTHSLGVFHLARRAFERMLPLAPELETYRGLLYGAALLHDIGHGPLSHTGEEMFGLRHEAWSARVIRHHPQIRDCLESHGTGTAEAVADLLEHGRSPHPLIKHLVSSQLDCDRLDYLLRDSYSTGTRYGQLDLDRILGALTLAPDGDMAIHPKGLMAVEHYLVVRNLMYRSVYNHRLNVVCNWLLEKLILTARQLGPEQVWADEVMASWLWQPNQIRLEDFLANDDQRTGYHLQRWQAEAPAALAELSGRFLDRRLLKATAVEHLSPADQLQLLATARRLADRHGHDPELCCGLRHQQLRGYHPYRGGLRLWDGQQLQALEKASPLVASLATPAATSWLIHPRDISIELRKEMDVEWPRAAAA
- the minC gene encoding septum site-determining protein MinC yields the protein MTLRLPDQRLDHWRDRLPDLLSRWSQPIVDLDCGDWNLNCNDLADLCSAVTEAGHQLGRITGRIPETVVSASALGLDASRSNTPSNRELQPNPVRTAPSDLLFHHGTLRSGDHLQSERTILLYGDVNPGARISSTADVLVWGRLRGVAHAGCEGATTAKIVALQLRPLQLRIADAVARGPEDLPQAGLAEQAELKDGVIAIEPAVIQSFQKR
- the minD gene encoding septum site-determining protein MinD yields the protein MSTTRTILICSGKGGVGKTTTTANLGIALARQGAKTVVLDADFGLRNLDLLLGLENRIVYTAQEVLAETCRLEQALVKHKQEPNLALLPAGNPRMLEWLKPKDMQAIVALLERQFDYVLIDCPAGIEDGFKNAAAAAREAVVITTPEVAAVRDADRVIGLLNTQGVQPVQLVLNRVRPKMMSNQEMLSVDDVTDILALPLLGLVFEDEQVIVSTNRGEPLTLSDSSSPAAQAYGNIAQRLQGEDIPLMDPSQARRGLRARMRKLMQTRIF